One window of Daphnia carinata strain CSIRO-1 chromosome 7, CSIRO_AGI_Dcar_HiC_V3, whole genome shotgun sequence genomic DNA carries:
- the LOC130689991 gene encoding uncharacterized protein LOC130689991 — translation MCSTYFFAFAIGILHLCVVANVECKITIQDSVRKESYRYSVLKDDKQLQEGQLNYNLVVRDSQMPRYGSCWKNALKELESGCKHLTDDIQRWLALQFTNCFLEKAGQTTYPCEREEDISVCLSQMNNNGFTAFTNFFTHTQSMCYFLQTQVWQEETENTVAKLTDNSIKVVQTLEDTNELQDAILEAQKKSLAQQERLLESSSQLGLALDMSKDNVKDMLDEFRLSTSEQRNMIFEVFDRLSKLQNLVLGEVSGFYSLIFYPTALLTVYLLTSTSRTAAARFWLFVLFGCSLALERCIVHLTVSDDSGYMPADEASKEMYWRIWLVRKSAMLLCIVLLTYFAYKFQDYNLINNTLLMQIQRQNLELKGYFESMGGIASTNLLSSDVVDFDKKKFNIDFSESSDSEFSYNSEASDETYVPSSDEDAYITAKSRSSSVVPSPESVLHVSFDEIKKEIKTERPVSRTSRSSRSNTPAIQSAYNLRSRSSLRSLNTSTMNNELNNESPEVFGRKVKEMERVMRHHTRQVIQSVKKTTPSYFSSDDECL, via the exons ATGTGTTCAACTTATTTCTTTGCGTTTGCAATAGGGATTTTGCATTTGTGTGTTGTTGCAAATGTAGAATGCAAGATAACAATCCAAGATTCAGTTCGTAAAGAAAGTTATAGATACTCTGTGCTGAAAGATGACAAACAATTACAAGAAGGACAGCTTAATTACAATTTGGTGGTGCGCGATTCTCAAATGCCACGTTATGGTTCCTGCTGGAAAAATGCACTGAAAGAATTGGAAAGTGGTTGTAAACATCTAACTGATGACATACAAAGGTGGTTGGCTCTACAGTTCACTAACTGTTTTCTGGAAAAGGCTGGACAAACCACTTACCCATGTGAACGGGAAGAGGATATCAGTGTTTGCCTCAGTCAGATGAACAACAATGGTTTTACAGCATTTACCAACTTCTTCACCCACACACAGAGTATGTGTTACTTTCTACAGACCCAAGTGTGGCAAGAAGAAACGGAGAATACAGTGGCAAA gTTAACTGATAACTCGATCAAAGTTGTTCAGACACTAGAAGATACCAATGAACTACAAGATGCAATCCTGGAAGCTCAAAAAAAGTCTTTGGCTCAACAAGAACGCCTTCTTGAAAGTAGTTCACAACTGGGCTTAGCTCTTGATATGTCAAAAGACAATGTAAAAGATATGCTAGATGAGTTCAG ATTATCAACCAGTGAACAAAGAAATATGATCTTTGAAGTCTTTGATCGGCTTTCAAAACTACAAAATCTTGTTTTAGG AGAAGTATCCGGATTCTATAGCTTAATATTCTACCCAACAGCTCTGCTGACGGTTTATTTACTGACATCAACATCTCGCACTGCCGCCGCTCGCTTTTggttgtttgttcttttcggCTGTAGTTTAGCATTGGAACGATGTATTGTCCATTTGACCGTTTCCGACGACTCTGGATACATGCCAGCTGATGAAGCATCT AAAGAAATGTATTGGAGGATATGGCTGGTGAGAAAATCAGCCATGCTGCTTTGCATTGTGTTGCTTACCTATTTCGCCTACAAATTTCAGGACTACAATCTCATTAACAATACCCTGTTGATGCaaattcaacgacaaaatttAGAGCTGAAAGGTTATTTTGAAAGTATGG GTGGCATAGCGAGTACGAATTTGTTGTCGTCTGATGTAGTGGACTTcgacaagaaaaaattcaacatcGATTTCTCTGAGAGCTCGGACAGTGAATTTTCCTACAATTCCGAAGCAAGTGATGAGACCTATGTTCCATCCTCAGACGAAGATGCATATATCACAGCCAAGTCTCGGTCTTCCAGTGTCGTTCCCAGTCCAGAATCTGTGCTTCATGTTTCTTTtgatgaaattaaaaaggaaattaaaaccGAAAGACCTGTTTCGCGCACAAGTCGAAGTAGCCGTAGCAATACGCCAGCGATTCAATCTGCCTACAATCTCCGAAGTCGCTCGAGTCTCCGCTCTCTAAACACGTCTACCATGAATAACGAGCTAAATAATGAAAGTCCAGAGGTTTTTGGTCGTAAAGTAAAAGAGATGGAGAGAGTCATGCGGCACCATACCCGCCAGGTGATTCAATCAGTTAAGAAAACTACTCCGTCCTACTTTTCTTCTGATGATGAATGTCTTTAA